The following are encoded in a window of Mycoplasmopsis bovis PG45 genomic DNA:
- a CDS encoding membrane protein, whose product MKRISNRILTFGTITAFAVSPVFVAAAMTKGKKPESEQLKALRFEKHELVKPIDKKVNEDNVLKNQTKELEKKIEAMQNESGPKIKKIEEQIEATKKEISKLNSEATSLEKELDAAKKMLDLYEGMRNFVDKKLELDSETIEFNKEDEDDVEKIYEKYEAAKSKYDELKEKVNKIKSTKDQKQEEIKSLEKDKQDILDKIESLKSEMNEIKKKFQSTQKK is encoded by the coding sequence ATGAAAAGAATTAGTAACAGAATTTTAACATTTGGAACAATAACTGCTTTTGCTGTTTCGCCTGTGTTTGTTGCTGCTGCTATGACAAAAGGTAAAAAGCCAGAAAGTGAACAACTAAAGGCACTTCGTTTTGAAAAGCATGAGTTGGTAAAACCAATTGATAAAAAAGTTAACGAAGATAATGTATTGAAAAATCAAACTAAAGAGTTAGAAAAAAAAATAGAAGCTATGCAAAATGAATCTGGCCCTAAGATTAAAAAGATTGAAGAGCAAATAGAAGCAACAAAAAAAGAGATTTCTAAACTTAACAGTGAGGCCACATCATTAGAAAAAGAATTAGATGCTGCTAAAAAAATGCTTGACCTATATGAAGGAATGCGTAATTTTGTAGATAAAAAGTTGGAATTAGATAGCGAAACAATTGAATTTAACAAGGAAGATGAAGACGACGTAGAAAAAATCTATGAAAAATATGAAGCAGCTAAAAGCAAATATGACGAATTAAAAGAAAAAGTGAATAAGATTAAAAGCACTAAAGATCAGAAACAAGAAGAAATTAAATCACTTGAGAAGGACAAACAAGATATTTTGGATAAGATAGAGTCTCTTAAAAGTGAAATGAACGAAATAAAGAAGAAATTTCAAAGTACGCAAAAGAAATAA
- the rsmI gene encoding 16S rRNA (cytidine(1402)-2'-O)-methyltransferase: MSKIYIVGTPIGNLKDITYRAIETLRKVDWIACEDTRVTSKLLSAYDIKKPLVIHNKNNEKSSAKSIINKLISNNQSIALVSDAGMPLVNDPGFEIVKLANANNIDIEIIPGVSASITAFALSGLSSTFLYMGFPKEKEGQRLKQIESFGTEHAYVFYVGNSKIEKFLSEIYKVWNNDATVFLAREMTKIHEQFYSGNANDVLEELKNSSAKGEFTIVIKIEETKREKVNKYAAFSKVKYS, translated from the coding sequence ATGAGTAAAATTTATATAGTTGGAACACCCATTGGGAACCTCAAAGACATAACCTATAGAGCTATTGAAACGCTAAGGAAAGTTGACTGAATTGCATGTGAAGATACCAGAGTAACTTCCAAACTTTTATCAGCTTATGATATAAAGAAACCACTAGTTATCCATAATAAAAACAATGAAAAAAGTTCAGCTAAGTCCATAATTAATAAGTTGATAAGCAACAATCAGAGTATTGCTCTTGTTTCTGATGCTGGGATGCCATTAGTAAATGATCCGGGATTTGAAATTGTCAAGCTAGCTAATGCAAACAATATAGATATTGAAATTATTCCAGGAGTAAGCGCTTCTATTACAGCATTTGCACTTAGCGGGCTTTCAAGCACATTTTTATATATGGGATTTCCTAAAGAAAAAGAAGGTCAAAGACTTAAGCAAATTGAATCCTTCGGAACCGAGCATGCATATGTTTTTTATGTGGGAAACAGCAAAATTGAAAAATTTTTAAGTGAGATTTATAAAGTTTGAAATAACGATGCAACAGTATTTTTGGCTAGAGAAATGACAAAAATTCATGAGCAGTTTTATTCTGGAAATGCAAATGATGTTCTGGAAGAGTTAAAAAATAGTTCAGCCAAAGGCGAATTTACAATTGTTATTAAGATAGAAGAAACTAAAAGAGAAAAAGTAAACAAGTATGCTGCATTTTCTAAAGTAAAATATTCTTAA